TTTTCTCTTCGCCATCGCGTGGATCGTCGCGGTGTATCTGCTCGCCGCGCGCGTCTTCGATCCGTTCGTCGCGCTCGTCGGCGCGTGCGTACTGCTGGGTTTCGATCTCACGCACGCCCTGGCCGAGCACTACGGCAACGACATCCCCGTCGCGCTTTTCGCGACGCTCATCATCGCGATGCTCGCCGACCCGCGCGGGTTCGACCGTCCTTGGCGGTGGCCGGTGCTGGGCGTGCTCGTCGGGCTCGGCCTGCTCGCAAAACCCACGCTGCCCGTTTACATCGCGGGACCGGCGCTGCTGCTCGCGTGGCGCGTCGGGTCGCTCTTCGCCACCTCCGGAAGGCGCGCGTATCTCGTCGCGTCGATCGGCGGGCTGATGGCTGCGATCGTGATTCTCGTCGCCGTTTGGCTGCCCTGGTTCGCGCGCGTCTTCGACGTCATCGGTTTGCACGTGGACGACGTGGTGAGCGGCCCGGGGCGGGACTTCGCGCTCTTTCACACCATCGACGGCGACACCGCGCCCGCCGATCTCGCGAAGTATCTGGGGTTTGCCGGGGCGGTCGTGGTGGGATTCGGCACCGGAGCGATCACGGGGCGTTGGCGCGGCATCGAGCGACGCACGCTGCCGACCGCCTACCTGCCGCCACTCGCCATTTTCGTCGTCGTCGCCGAGGCGTTCACGCGCATCCTGTTCCCGCTATGGTTCATCCCGGTGATGTTCGCCGCGGAACGACTTCGCCTGATCGCGAATCGCCGGGCGTCGGCCATCGCGTCGGTCGCGCTGGCGATGGTGTTCCTCGTGCTCGGCGCGGCGAATCACACGGGTGTGACCCCGAGGGCCTGGCCTGTGCGCGATGCGGCGAATCCCGCATACGCGGGCGCGGCGACAGCGCGGATTGTCGAATCGGCCGCGCGGCAAAAGAGCGATGCGCTGTTCGTCAATCTCGTGTCCGAGTCCGCCGGCCCGCGCTTCTACTTCGACGTCCTCGAGACGCAGGCCGTCGCGACCGTGCCGTACGTCCACATTTGGGATGCGCGGCAGGGGGATGTGGGCAACAGCATCGTCGACGACCTCGTCGCGCGATGGGACGAGGTGCGTGTCCTGGTTGTGCGCCGGCCCATCGCCGACCCGGCGGTCGCGCCGGACGCGGAAATCACCGACGCCCTCGCGCGGTCGCGAGAATTGATGCTGCCGGGCGAACGCGCACGCATCGACGTGGCGACGATGCCGCGCCCGGCGTGGGAGATGGCCGGCAGCATCGAGAATCCGCCGGGCGGCGCGGGCATTCGCTACGACGTGTTCGCCGCTCCGTAGTCGGCTCCGTTCATCGGGGACACTCCGAAAAAACGGTCGAAGCCGTCCCGCGTCATGTCGCGCCGCGCCGAATCGCGCCAAAAGCGGCGTTGGAAAGGGTGACGGCTCATGCTGGATAAAGGTGAAACGAACTCGCGAAAGCCCCGCGTCGTCATCATCGGCGGCGGTTTCGCGGGGCTCGCGGCGGCCAAGACGCTGCGCCGCGCCGACGCCGAAGTGGTGGTCGTGGATCGAAACAACTACCACCTCTTCCAACCGCTGCTGTATCAGGTGGCCACGGCGGGCCTATCGCCGGGCAATATCGCGCATCCCATCCGCTCGATCCTGAAAAAATCTCGCAACACGCGCGTGCTGATGGCCCAGGTCCGCGAAATCGACCGCGCGCGCCGTGCCGTGGTGCTCGACGACGGCGAGATCGCATACGACCATTTGATCGTCGCGGCGGGCATGGTGAACCACTACTTCGGCCGCGACGAATGGGCATCCGTCTCCCCTGCGCTCAAGGACATTCGGGACGCGCTCGACATCCGGTTGCGCATTCTTGGCGCGTTCGAGGCCGCGGAGCGCGAAACGGACGCCGCCGCGCGCTCGGCGCTCATGACCTTCGTGGTGGTCGGCGCGGGGCCGACGGGGGTGGAACTCGCGGGGGCGATCCGGGAGATCGCCGGCGAGGTCATGGTGAACGAGTTCCGCCGCATCGACACGCGAGCCGCCCGCGTCGTGCTCGTTGAGGCCGCGGACCGCGTGCTCCCCGCGTTCCCCGAAAAACTTTCCGACCACGCACGGCGCTCGCTCGATCGACTGCGCGTCGAGATGCGCACCGACACGCGCGTGAGCGAAATCTCGGCCGAAGGCGCACGGATCGGCGACGAATGGGTCGCGGCGCGCACCGTGCTCTGGACGGCGGGCGTGAAGGCATCGCCGATCGCCGAATCGCTCGGCGTGACGCTCGACCGCGCCGGGCGCGTGATCGTGGAAGGCGATCTCACGGCGCCCGGCGACGAGCGCGTTTACGTGATCGGCGATCTCGCGCACGTCGAGCAGGACGGCCGCGTGCTGCCCGGCATGGCGCCCCTGGCGATTCAGCAGGGTATGCACGCCGCGCGCAACATTCTCGCCGCACTCGCCGGTCGGCCACGAGAACCCTTTGTTTTTCGCGACAAGGGGCAGATGGCAACGATCGGCCGCGGCGCGGCGGTGGCCGATGTGTTTGGACTGCGTTTCGGGGGTCGCCTCGCGTGGCTCGCGTGGCTGCTCATCCACATCACGCAGCTCATCGGCTTCGAGAACCGCCTGTCGGTGATGTTGCAGTGGGCTTACGCCTACCTCGCATTCCAGCGAAGCGCGCGGCTCATCATTCGGTAGCCGTCAGTCGTCCTCATCCTCTTCGTGGTTCACGCCCTTGGCATTCGAGGTTGGAGCGGCAGCCGTGCCCTTCGTTGCGAATGCCGAACCCGTCCATGCCGCCGCCGCGCCATGCACGTACACCAACTCGCCTCCGGCGTGACCGGTACGCACGGCGAGGCCCGCAACGCCTACCGTCATCGCCAGTGTCAGGGCGATTGCCGCCCGCGCGCCCATTGGTCGACCCGCCAGAGCGAGCGCGCCCAACATGCTCGCCAGCGTGGCGGCCGCGACGACGGTGAACGTCTGCGCGCGATGCTCGTGTTCCTCGATGAATCGTTCGTTCACCACGCGCTCGGCCCGGTCCTCCGCTCCTTCGCCGGTTTGCAGGGCGACCATTGCCGACGCGACGAGGACAACTTGCAGGACGACGGCGATGAGCACGTGCGTGCGCGCCAGCTTGCCCGCGAGCGCGAGGCCGAGAAGAATGACCGCGACAACCGGCGCGACGAAGGCGAGGCCAAGCGGCAGATGGACGATGGCGGGATGCAGGGGTAGATTCGACAACATGCGTTCTCCGTTCGTTGTGGGCGTGTCCGTGTTTCGCAAAGAGTGCGGATGCGCCGATGGATATTGCGATGGTGACGCCGAACCACCGCGGGACACATCCGTCAAATGACTTATGACGATCGACCCATGTCCGACGATGAGTTCGGGCCGCGCAGGGCGGGCACGATGGGCTTGCCGCTGGCGCTTTTCGCGGCGATGGCGCTGCTCATGGGAGCGGACATCGTGGGAGATCTGATCGGCGGCTCCGATGCCTTCCATGTTTCGATGGAACTGGGCGTGATGGCCGTGTCTCTCGTCGGGGTGAAGACGCTGTGGAGGCGATTCATCGACGAGCGTCGCCGGGCTGCGCATGAAAGGGCGGCTCTGGCGGCGGCACGCGACGCTGCGCGGGGCGAGGCCCAGTCATGGCGTCGCGAAGCCGAGACGTGGCGCGCGGAAGCGCAGTCGGTGCTTCGCGGCATGGGCGAGGCGATCGACCGGCAATTCGAGCGATGGGATCTCACGGGTGCCGAGCGCGAGGTGGCGATGCTGATGCTGAAGGGCTTGTCGCATCAGGAGATCGCATCGGTTCGTGGGACCAGTGAACGCACTGCGCGCCAACAGGCGCTCGCGGTCTACCAGAAGTCCGGCGTGTCGGGGCGCGCGGAACTGGCGGCATTTTTTCTGGAGGACATGCTGCTTCCCGCGAACGCCCGATCGGAAGAAACGTAGCGAGGGACGGTCTGCACTACGCAATCCTTTACAACGTGTTCTGCTGCTGGATGGTCACGCTGATCGGCGCGGCGACCGCGCGGCACATTGTGCTGTACCGCGACCGGGACATGGTGGATCGCAACTACGCGTTGTTTTGGATGTTCGCGGCGGGGTTGTGGTTCACGTCGGGGCTGCGCCTCGTGTTTTTCCAGCTAGGGTTTCCGGCCATCGACCGCGCGTTGTTCTACGTCGTGCAGGTCTTCGTGGTTCTCCACATCGTTCCCGCTGCGGCCTTCATGATCCTCAAGCTCACGCCTTCGAAGGCCGCGTTCGCCGCCGTCGTCAGCGGCGTGTCCGTTCTCTCCCTGCTATTTCTCGCGTTCGTGTTCATCGACGGCGTCGGCGAGGCGGAAGTCTCGAAGTGGACGAGCGAATACCGCATCGGGGCGCGGGCGGCGATGTTTTTCTTGCCCGCTTTCGTCGTCGTCTTCGCGGGAAACGCGATCGACTTAGCGCGCCGCGCGGCGCGACGAGTCCTGCGTCAGCCTTCGGACATCGAAACCGATTTCGGCACGCTGGCGCTGCTCATCTACATGGCGGGCGGATACGTGGACGTTCTCGGAAAGACTTGGGATTGGCAGTTGCTGCTGATTCGGGCGATCTATCTCGTCGCGGCCCTCGTCGGGTTCACCGCGTACAGTTGGGACGCCGATCCCGAGCGACTCGGCGATGCCGTCGAACGGAGCGACTGGTGAAGTTCGGATTCACCCTTTTTGCACGGATCATGATCGCCTTCCTCGTCCTGGCGATGCTGCCGGTCACCGTGTCGTCGCTGCTCGTGGTGAGCACGTACGAGGAATTGCTCGCGGAACTCGCGGGCCGGATCGGCGACATGGCTCCGGGCGCTTTCGACGCCAGTTACGCGACCGTGCGCGAGGCGACGATTCTCGTCAGCCTCATCATGCTCATCACGGTCATCGTCACGGTTTTCGGCAGCCTCTACCTGTCGCGCTCCATCAGCCTGCCGATTCGCCGCCTCCTGCACGCCTTCGGTCAGGTCGCGCGCGGCGACATGGAGATCCGCGTGCCCGTGCGCGGAAACGACGAATTCACCGAGCTCGGCCGCGGATTCAATGCGATGGTGCGCCGACTCGCGACGTTTGCCCGCGAATATGAGGAATACAGTGTCTCTCTGGAGCGCCACGCCGCCGAGCGCACCGCGGAGCTGAACCTCGCCTACGAGCGTCTTCGCCGCTCCACCGAACAGATCGAGCAGGCCAACCGGCTCAAGAGCGAATTCGTCGCCAACATGAGCCACGAACTGCGCACGCCGCTCACGGCCATTCAGGGCTATACCGATCTCGCGGTCGACGGCATCTACGGCCCGCTGCCCGACAAGCTGATGTCCGCGCTCGAAAAAATCCAGGCCAACAGCCGCAACCGGCTGCGCCTCATCAACGACGTGCTCGACCTGTCGAAGATCGAGGCGGGCCGGCAGGACGTTTACCCCGATCAGTTCGACGTGCGCGAATTGGTCGAGGGCGTCGCCGACGATCTGCGTCCGCTTTTCGACAAAAAGGGGCTGTCCCTCGTCGTTCGCATGGACGGCCCGGTGCCGTCGATCCACCAGGACGCGGGAAAGCTCCGCCAGATTCTCATCAACCTGCTGTCGAACGCGATGAAATTCACCGAGCGCGGCGGCGTCACGGTCACCGTGCGCGAGGAGCGCGACGATCACGAACTGCGTATCGAGGTCGCCGACACGGGCATCGGAATCGAGGCCACGCAGACGCACCTTGTCTTCGAGCAGTTTCGCCAGCTCGACGGCGGCATCAACCGCGCCCACGGAGGCACGGGGCTCGGCCTCGCGCTGGTGAGGCAACTCGCCGAGCTGATGGGCGGCGAGGTCGGCGTGGTGAGCGAAGCGGGGAAGGGCAGCACGTTCTGGGTGCAACTGCCGGTGCGTTACGATCCCGCGCACGCGCTGAGGCTTCTACGCACGCGCTCACGCCCGACCGTGCTGGTGATCGACGACGATCCGCGGACGCTCTCGGAGATCTCTTCGTTTCTCGACCCCGCGGGGTTCGCCATCGCTCGGTGTGCGGACGCGGAAAGCGGTGTGGATCGCGCCCGCGAAACTCAGCCCGCGGCGGTCCTGGTCGACGAGGTGATGCCCGGAATGGACGGCTGGGCGTTCCTCAAGTCGATGCGCGCGGACCCCATGACAGCCCATATCCCGGTCATTATGATGGGCTTCGGTCACGGCGCGAAGGCGGCGCTCGAATCGGGCGCCGACGATTACTGGACCCGTCCGAGTCCGAGAGCGGATCGGACCGTGCGCCTGCGTGAGATTATCGAACGCGCGCGGGATCGGACCGGCGGGGGGAGCGGCGATGACGGCGGACAAAGCGATTCTGTTGATTGACGACAGCGACGACACGCTCGAGATCCTGTCGGCGAAACTTGCGCACCACGGCTACGCCGTCGAAACCGCCGCCGACGGCGAAACCGGCCTCGCGATGATTCGCGAGCGGCGGCCTTCGATCGTGTTCTGCGACATCATGTTGCCCCGCATGGACGGATGGGCCGTTCTCGCCGCGGTGAAGTCCGACCCCGACATCGTCGATATACCCGTCGTGCTCATGACGGCGTACACGACCATCCAGTTTCAGGGCGAGCGCGCGCAGGCGCTGGATTACGGCGCGGCCGAGTACCTGAGAAAACCCTTTGAACTGGGTGAGATGATCGAGCTGGTGAAGCGGCTCGCGGGCTAGAAAAAAATTTGGGGGTCATCGCCGATTCGCGGCACCATTGCCGTGAACCCGGTGATAACCCCCGATGCACGATGGTAGAGAGCCGTTTCTAAGACCGGGAGAAAGCAACCCCGGTGCCAACTCCGAAT
Above is a genomic segment from Deltaproteobacteria bacterium containing:
- a CDS encoding glycosyltransferase family 39 protein; translated protein: MDESPDNPKSARVAHAIFAFVVAAWTAIAFGVISSPPTPGEGHDEFVMIYGHINVVNYQKAGLPLAASPLATSMRKPHLPFLASASLHRLHPAGYASLLGANFLFAIAWIVAVYLLAARVFDPFVALVGACVLLGFDLTHALAEHYGNDIPVALFATLIIAMLADPRGFDRPWRWPVLGVLVGLGLLAKPTLPVYIAGPALLLAWRVGSLFATSGRRAYLVASIGGLMAAIVILVAVWLPWFARVFDVIGLHVDDVVSGPGRDFALFHTIDGDTAPADLAKYLGFAGAVVVGFGTGAITGRWRGIERRTLPTAYLPPLAIFVVVAEAFTRILFPLWFIPVMFAAERLRLIANRRASAIASVALAMVFLVLGAANHTGVTPRAWPVRDAANPAYAGAATARIVESAARQKSDALFVNLVSESAGPRFYFDVLETQAVATVPYVHIWDARQGDVGNSIVDDLVARWDEVRVLVVRRPIADPAVAPDAEITDALARSRELMLPGERARIDVATMPRPAWEMAGSIENPPGGAGIRYDVFAAP
- a CDS encoding NAD(P)/FAD-dependent oxidoreductase; its protein translation is MLDKGETNSRKPRVVIIGGGFAGLAAAKTLRRADAEVVVVDRNNYHLFQPLLYQVATAGLSPGNIAHPIRSILKKSRNTRVLMAQVREIDRARRAVVLDDGEIAYDHLIVAAGMVNHYFGRDEWASVSPALKDIRDALDIRLRILGAFEAAERETDAAARSALMTFVVVGAGPTGVELAGAIREIAGEVMVNEFRRIDTRAARVVLVEAADRVLPAFPEKLSDHARRSLDRLRVEMRTDTRVSEISAEGARIGDEWVAARTVLWTAGVKASPIAESLGVTLDRAGRVIVEGDLTAPGDERVYVIGDLAHVEQDGRVLPGMAPLAIQQGMHAARNILAALAGRPREPFVFRDKGQMATIGRGAAVADVFGLRFGGRLAWLAWLLIHITQLIGFENRLSVMLQWAYAYLAFQRSARLIIR
- a CDS encoding helix-turn-helix transcriptional regulator, translating into MGLPLALFAAMALLMGADIVGDLIGGSDAFHVSMELGVMAVSLVGVKTLWRRFIDERRRAAHERAALAAARDAARGEAQSWRREAETWRAEAQSVLRGMGEAIDRQFERWDLTGAEREVAMLMLKGLSHQEIASVRGTSERTARQQALAVYQKSGVSGRAELAAFFLEDMLLPANARSEET
- a CDS encoding response regulator; translation: MKFGFTLFARIMIAFLVLAMLPVTVSSLLVVSTYEELLAELAGRIGDMAPGAFDASYATVREATILVSLIMLITVIVTVFGSLYLSRSISLPIRRLLHAFGQVARGDMEIRVPVRGNDEFTELGRGFNAMVRRLATFAREYEEYSVSLERHAAERTAELNLAYERLRRSTEQIEQANRLKSEFVANMSHELRTPLTAIQGYTDLAVDGIYGPLPDKLMSALEKIQANSRNRLRLINDVLDLSKIEAGRQDVYPDQFDVRELVEGVADDLRPLFDKKGLSLVVRMDGPVPSIHQDAGKLRQILINLLSNAMKFTERGGVTVTVREERDDHELRIEVADTGIGIEATQTHLVFEQFRQLDGGINRAHGGTGLGLALVRQLAELMGGEVGVVSEAGKGSTFWVQLPVRYDPAHALRLLRTRSRPTVLVIDDDPRTLSEISSFLDPAGFAIARCADAESGVDRARETQPAAVLVDEVMPGMDGWAFLKSMRADPMTAHIPVIMMGFGHGAKAALESGADDYWTRPSPRADRTVRLREIIERARDRTGGGSGDDGGQSDSVD
- a CDS encoding response regulator; protein product: MTADKAILLIDDSDDTLEILSAKLAHHGYAVETAADGETGLAMIRERRPSIVFCDIMLPRMDGWAVLAAVKSDPDIVDIPVVLMTAYTTIQFQGERAQALDYGAAEYLRKPFELGEMIELVKRLAG